A window of Rhizoctonia solani chromosome 5, complete sequence genomic DNA:
ACTTGTAAAACAGTGGCTTACCACCCAAGATCCCAAAACGTTAGCCTGGCAACTCCACCAAAGTACACCAATAACATCGCAAAGCCACCCAACGCCAGCCTCCGTGCACTTCGATGAGCAATATGATCGCATTCCCGTTTGACCTCTTCCATTTTGGACAACTCGTTAGACACATGCTCCAGTCTCTGTCGCAAGAACCGAGTACGGCTGCGGAAGGAGGGCACCAAGACATGAATCTTGACTTGGTCTTCCGGTTTAGTTTTATTGGGGGCAATTGTGATTGCGAACTCTCGATTCTGGGCTGCTTCCTTTACAAAGTCGCCGATGTCCGTAGAATCTGACCATTGCGTTTCTCGAGTTGTTGGTTTGTGCGGGATTGACTGGAAGGTTATACTTGTCGCGGAAGGTGTGTCGGGTGGAAGGGAAGTGAGAATTAAGCGGGACACGTGAGATAATGGCTGAGAGGGATGAAGCAAAAATACAGCTGAGAGAGATGCAAGGTCATTATATATTTGTATAAGCACGGAGTAAAGCACATACTAAGCGGAGGCTTTTTGGCTGTTCCTGTTGGTACTGGAATGATGAGCTTGAAGAGATGGGAAGATGTTGGTGAAAGACGTCCTAATGAACAAGCATGTCAGCCCACGAAtgattttttctattatgTATTGAACTTACCTTTCCCGTCTGGAATATCCTCCACTTCCTCACCCGTGCCCTCGTCCCCGCCCTTGCGAGCATTTCCTACCCCTTCCTGCCATTTCTCGTTCCTCTCTGCCTCAGCAATAAATCTTGAGTGACCAGCATATAAATTCTCTTGGGCAGCTTCCTGCTTAACAGTCTTTTCCTGCTGCAAGAGCCGATAAGAAACACAAAAATAACGAGACTGAACAGAAACAGCGACTGGCACGCAAGGGCGGAAGCTATTGGTCGAGAGTATAATCGAGTAGAATTACTAGCTAGTAGACGAGTGCATGCCCTAGCCCACATATCCAGGAGAGATGGGTCGTGTGCCACCTCCTGCCAAGGGTTGTTTACCTGTGCGATTTATCATATATGATGAAGAGTTGAACGAGGACTGACGTCAGGACAATCCGGAATTTCAGATTTGGTTCGGATAGTAATCGCCCAGCGCTTAATCGAGATGAGAGGCGTACCCTGACCACATATAAGACTGACAATCTTGGCTATTATTTCTGGGGATTGGGTTGTGCCCAATAAAACTCGCAGAATATATTGATTGCTGAAATGACATCAGAAACTGAACTCAGCGTTGACTCTCTAAATCTAGACAGTGCCCTGTCTCGACATGGTGACAACGTAGTGGACTGGGTAAACGAGCTCCTCGACCCGTTACTTCCTGAGCAGCCCTCTTCCAGTACATCCGATCTCGGAAATCTGGACAAGACTATTGTCAGCCTGATGCTAGATTCGATGTTATTGCACAAGAGACGGCTAGTCGACTGGACACGACTATTGCAGATGTTACTCGCACAATGCCTCGACTAAATTTCGATGTTCAGGTGAGAGGCGATACCCTGAGTTATATCTGGGAATGATTGCTTTTGGCTTGTATGTAGGTCATGAGAGAAGCTGCTCTCTCTCTTCAATCAGCATTACACACCCTCCAGTCCAACTCTGCGACCAATACCCTCTTACCGCAGTCAAACAACGAAACAACCTCTGCCCTCGATCGACTCCACACTCTATCCCAAACACACTCAAACATGACAGCCGCGTACGAGTTGCTCAAAAAGGCCGAAGCGTGGTCCACACTTGAATCAGATCGCGCGATTACTCGCCAGTTCTGAATTCGACGCTGCTGCAGACCGGTTGGCCGCATCAACCACGTCGCTTCAGGTCTTTGAGGGTACATCGGAATACGAAAATGCCAAGGCTCTCATGGTCAGCTTACAGAACCAGCTTGAGGCAGGGTTGAGCACTGCGGTTGTGAATGCCGTCAACAGGATGGACTTTGAGACGTGTAAGCGGTACTACCTCATCTTTGGTCGTATCCAGCGAGAATCCGAGTTCAAGTACTACTATAACGGAATCCGACGCGCGTCTCTGATCAAGCTCTGGTCAAGTCATGGCGAAGACACGGCAACGGAATTATCCTTCTCAGACTTTTTCTCCAAGTTCTTCTCAGAGTTTCTCGCCCTCGTTCATGCGGAGCGACAAAACATGCTCAAGGTGTACCCAGACGCACAAGACTGTCTTGGAGAGTTCATTCTGACAACTGTAGAGGCGCTCTCCCCTTCCATCTCCCAACGCCTTGAAACGCAGCGCGAGCCCGACGGATTGGTGGCGTTGATCTCCGCTCTGGGCACAGTCCAAGAGTTCGTTTCTTCAGCAAGCAAGACTCTCGAAGCCATGCTCCTATTCTCCCCCGGGTTGAGCACAGTCGGCGGAACAACTCCCGCCGCAACTAAATCCAATTCCCTTCTCCGCAAACCCTCTCATTCGCGACGCACATCCAAACGGTTTTCCATCTCTCAGCGCGATAGTGCTCCCAAACTTTCCAGATCGGGCACCGGCGAATCGCTCGAAACAGAGTCTATACCCGCATGGGAGGTGTCCCTTCTCGAGCCCTTCCTCGAGCACCAGTCCGACTATGGGCAACTCGAACTCAAGTACCTGCACCACGTTCTTCTTGAAAAATCTCAAAAGAGACAGACGACGGATGGCGCAAAGCGATTCCACGACATGACGACCGACGCGTTTGGACTGGCCGAAGACGCGATCCCTAGGTGTTTGGCATTTACCCATACGTACGGGATAAAAGATCTACTAGGAGCCGTCGATGAATTTTGCAAAGACGTCGTGGAGGGGTGTCGGACCAGCTGTATTCCCTCATCCAGCTCAACTTCAAGTGCGAACTCGATGGCGAATGCCGCTAACACTGCTACCACTACTACTGCATCGGTTCCGGACGAAGACCTGACTATACCGCCGAAGACTGGTCCGCTTTCCAACTCGCGCTCAGGCTACTCGAAGGCTGTCGCGCCGCACGGGACAGGCTCGACACGCTCGAATCACGAATCAAGACGCGGGTCGTCCAGGCATACAGGCTAACATCACTCGGCATTCCCAGAGCCCAACAACACCTCCTGGCGCACTCGCCGCTCAACACTACCGAGAACCAAAATATCCTTATTCAATGGGACGCGGGGAATTGAACACCCCGCTGCTGATCCGAGCACGAAAAGCCCAGTTGGAGTTTACGCAGGCGTGTCAAACCTTGGTCCGGGACACGATTCTTTCCCCGCTTAGGATTCGTCTCTCGGGATACGCGCTGCTGGGCGAGTGGACAGAGGTAGACCATACCCAACCTGGGACACTCAAATTGCCGAAATTCAGCACTTCAGCTACATCGACGATCCAGAGCGTCGCAGAAGGTCTACTCAACCTTCCCCGTCTGTTCGAAGTGTATGCGGACGACAATGCACTTGCGTTTTCGCTATCTACTCTCCCGTTTGttggtagtggtggtggtcgtGATGTTGGTGACCGTattggtggtggtgcagaACAGAACCAGACCACGGGAATTCAAGAAGAGAGCCAGAATGCGGAAGAGCACAATGCGGAAATCGTTACGAGCACGTGGTTGTCTCTCTCACACTTAGCCTATGCGCGCACCTCACAGACCAGATTTTACCGGAGATTACTGCCTTGACTCCCCTGGGAGCGAGACAACTCGGGTCGGATCTGGAGTACTTGTCGAACGTGGTCAGACGTTGGGCGTGGAGCCTGAAGTGTTGGAGCAATGGAGGGCTGTAGTTGAATTGCCTGACGAAGAAGGCATTGCGAGGGTTAAAGAGGGTAAAGAGGTAGATGGTGTGTTTGGAAAAGTGGCGAGTTTGAGGGGATGGGTCGGAGAGTAGAGAAGGCATAGTCATACATCTACCATTAGAGTATTGGAGTACTGATGACCTTGATATAAATGAAAGGATCAGTGAATTTTGTAAAAACGTGAAAGTTCAAATGTACGTTTGTACGAATCAGACTTGGGCGACCTGTTTGGCCCGTCTCATATTGCTGCCCGCAGGCCAAGTGTCCACTCGGTAGTAATAACTGAAGTGACTCAAATGTGCTCGAAATACATACGAGAGCGATTAGACGAATAAAACACGGAATTTACGAAATAGCCTTGTTCGAATTGATATAGCCTGTCCCGAAGCATGAGAGCATGAGCTCAGAATCTGAGTCAGGAGCTGGGACATTTTAAACGACGTCCCGAAAAATTGTTTGACGTCTCGCAAGAACTGCACCCTTTACTTTTATCAGTCCTGTGTGCCTTTGGGAgcagaaagaaaaaagaagagACGCACGATTTTACAGTCAGCTCTCCCATTCGACACCTCCCTACATCCTCGCTCCCGAGAACCATCAGCAACAAGACCAACCACTGGTGGTGCCGATCTACACATCCTCCTCGTCGGATTTCAGAAAGAAGTGATCTGGATGCCGCGTGTCCGATATCATTCGGTAATGCCCCAGCCCCGCCTATAACCTCAGAGCAGTGGAGTGCGCCAGTTGTGGACGTTGCGAGCAAGGACATTCCAAAGCCTGGCGATCTAACCATTGGACAAATTAGTAATGAATAAAGTAGCAAGGTGGTACTTACTTCCACTATCGTCCTTTCTGTACACATCCGCAACGAGATATATGTCATTTATATACCGGTTGAGAACTTCTCTGCATGAATCGATCATTCGTGGGCATTTATCCGAGCTCACCCGAACTGCATGTCTGCTCCCCAGCCGTAAAATCAATCAGCAATGCGTAAAGAAGGATGAAAAGGTGAACGCACGCTATCCCTCGAATTCTGATTATTTTTCCGGGATCAACAAAGTTGAGCGTCTTGAGTTGCTTGACTACTGGGCAAATGAATTCGATTTCTCCCCCACCAAGTGGAGCTGCACCTCGCTTCTTAATCTGCACTGTGTGAGAATGAGAGGAGGAAAATGGAAGATAAAACAAACCTTGAGCTCTACACCATCCGAGATGCCGAAGAGAGTGAGGTGCGGAAGAGTGACTGTGCGTATTATATCCGCCTAGACACGGTTAGTGATATTACCTGGAGGAATTCGTCCAGTATAAGACGTACAGATAAATCCTTCTCATCCGATGTTATGCCCTTGAGCGTCAAGCTCAGAGGCTTTTTGGAGAACGGTCCGATCGCAACTAGCGGTTCGAGAAAGTAACCTATTGACCTCGAAGTGGGCATTCATGTGTTACAGGTCCACCAAATTATCCCTGGTTTGACAAGTACCGAGGTACCTATCGGACCAGTTAGCATTAGATTCACAAGTGGGTTGTTTAATATTCACCTGTATACGATATCTCTATGATACTCCCGTTGGTAACCTTTTCAACAAGTCTCAAGAAGCTTGCCTCAAAGTCTGCTCCTTGTCAATCCCGCTTACTCAATCCGCTGTTTGCTCCAGATAACTCACCTCGCAGCCCAGGATTTTGATCGTCTGGTCGAATACCATCGATTCGTACGGCTTTTCCACTTAGTATGGATAGCGTAATCCGTTGTCGGAAGTAGTTATGTCCTGTGAAGCGGACGAGGTTTGGCGTGGTCGTTGAAGGCATCAGGTCAAATTTGACACAGCCACCGTCTGGGGTAATTGGCTGATTTGGTATGGTCATGCTCGCAGCCCTCTTTCGTGTACCTTATGACTATGTTGTATCGCACCACACTACCGAGTCGAATTTTACCACGCGTTGAAGAGTACAATATCTCCTAAGCTCTTACCGAACACTGGACTGAGACTGGATTTCTTGCTTTGAGAAGTATCATATCTTGCTTCGAGAACTCTGGATCATGTATCGCCTCTCCATGAATAGCAGGTTGGCCGTTATTTATTCTGAGTGACGGAATGATTTACCGAAGTATATATAGCATGGACACTGAAATAATTCCACCCGACAAACGGCTCTAATCTTCTTCACATGCCTCATACTGCTTTGAAACCCGGGCCATCTCCAGCCAGCTGTCGCACATGTCGAAAGAGGTATGACGGCGCACATGATACACGGTCGCCACTGTTTAGGCTTGGATCTCCAGACGCAAAAAGTGTGACAAGTCCAAGCCACATTGCGATAGATGCCTTAAGGGGGGCTATGAATGTTTGGGCTACGAGAATGGGAAACCGCATTCAAGAATAAATCAAAACTCCTTCAATGCAAACAAAGAAATCTCCGAGGTAACCTTCCGGTATCATGATTATAGCTCGCACCGTTATTCTCACACTCTTGTATGAACTTTACTTAGACACTGGACCCATCTTTGAATGCCTGCTACGTCGGCAGACCTTCCATTTTAGGAGCTGCATTACGGTATAGAATAAACAGTCCCAATTTGACCACCAACACCGGTCTTGCCAACGATTTATCAGAAGAATTTGATCGTTTGTGGCCACAGGATCAGAGTCAATCAATTTGCATGAGACGACCCTTCAATATAGCTTCTAGAGGGAGAGCCACTCGACACGATACAACCACGAGGGTTCGAACTGTGTGTCAATCCATTCCCCGCTCGATAGGAACAACGCAGATCACCAGGAAAGTTCATTTAGCTCGTTTTGCCAGAGAGTGTGAGTGGCGAGTTCATTGGTCCTGCACCCTAGTCCACAATTAGATCACTTAGACGTCTTCCGATCTCTTGGCGTCTGGCTTTTGATTCCCTCTCCCGCCATCGGCGACTACGTGGTGAGCCAGATGAGGGGAGATAGGACCATGCGGGCTATGCATTTGGGTTCATCAGTTATCCAGGCACTCAATCAGGATGCCTGGGCCCAATACCATGGTCCCAAAAGATACTTTAATTGGATTAATCAGTTTGAACAGCGTCTCGCTACCGACTTTGCGGATGGTCCGTCGCTCACCGATGTCAGAGATAATCTCACAGCCCATCTTGAGGTACGCCGTCTGTCCAATTGAAAATTAAACAGAGTGAATAGCATCATTATCCAGCTGGTGATGCTGAAGCTGGCCGTAGTCGATAGCACTTCAGCATACATCTTACTTCGGGATGCTCTGCCCAAGTTTCTCTTGCTCGTATCCACTGAATCCGATTTGCTCATAGAGAGATCCAATGGTAGCCTGACCATATCATTTCCTCGCACACTAAATTCACCCCGGCACGAACTGGTGCGGTTTGTCACTTACGATTCGCTTATGGGTCTTCTACTCGGGGCGCCCCCCTTGGTAGAATACGTGTACGAGGGCGGATGTGGCGTTGATCAGTGCGAGCGCGTACATGGGATTCCGACTGCGTGCTTTCAGATCCTCTCGCAGGTAAATTCGTCGAGAGCAGGTTCTAGCGCCTCTCTAGAAAACTGGAGAGTTTTGGAGCAACGTGTCCTGGAGTGGGGATCACCGCACGTTATATCGGCAGCTCCCGCACCTGAGGCTGCTAACATCGAACAGGCCACAATAAAAGAAATATGGAGGCATTTACTACTAatctatatatacatggtGCGCCTTTTGATTATATGTTGCTTTTTTGATACAATCGGTAAGGATATTATTGTTGATAGGGTATGGGTGGAGCTTCATCCCATGACTCACGCGTACAAGCCTCAGTCGACCATATATTCCACCATGCCGAGACACTCGGAACTTCACGCATCGGCATACACATGCTGCCTCACTGCATTGCTGTAGGTCCGGTATATGCGCTTCAGTCTACCTGCTGACATGTGTCTGTGACAGGCTGGTGTTGCAGCTCGACTGGAAACACATCGAGTAGCCATATACAGGAAGCTGATGTCGTTCACAGACGCGCGGCCGTGGTTCTCGTGCGGGCCGCAATTTAGCCGATTTTTGTATCACTTATGGCATGGTGCTGGTGATGGAGGAAGAGCTGTAACATGGGATGACTACATACAGGCAAGACAACAGGTTATTCCAATTTGAGGGGGAGCCCCGGTACGCCTGCGGCCACAAATTTAAATCACATATCCGCTTCTTTGTAGAAATGGACATGCATATAGTCTTGGAAAACGATGGCTGTGCGACTGAATGGGTATCTCGAACTTGTACAAATGGAGGTCTTGGGACAAAACGACCAGAATAGTGATGACCAGTCTATGAACCAGCCAGACGGAGGACATAGAGTATGTATTCCAATGAGAGGACATCAGCATCAGCCACACGAGCGGTAGTCCTTCCAACTCCCTTACAAAACATCAGGAGCGGCGCTGATTGGTACACCAAATACACCCTAGTCAGTCATTGCGCGAGCCCTTTACCTATCTAATTATGTATGACGTATGGATTGTGCCTTTCACCCGCCGATCGGGCGCCCTGGCTGACATCCAACCCGGCCCCTCACGCTCCACTTGAATTCACCACGGTCTGAATGTCCTTGAAAAGTCGTCCTAATCATGCATATGTACTACGTCGTTGATAATATGATAGTACACCAGTCTGAGTGAAAATAAGATGTCTCAACCAATGTAACCCAACACGACAATTTAATTGAAAATGTTGCAAAAAAGCAAACTCAGTAGCATTAATGTTAATGTTAAATCGGGAATTATTGCCGAATTCGTTTGCAAGGCAAAATACTTGCGCCGCAATTGTACTTGGGTACTTATATAGACCGGGGCTATTCCCGATCCGGTGGGGGACATCGTACCTAGACGTCGCTGCGATCGATGGACAGGCATTCATGGGTAAGTAaagcccccccccccagaaTTATACCAGACCACATGCACAAACAATGGTAACCACCCCCATCCATATATCAATCAAAGGAACATTGATTATAAGCCTTTACTTTGATTTAGCATCGCTTTGACCCGTAAAAAATGGAGCGAACACCCGAGATAAGCTCATCAATATGTAAACAACTAGTACGATCGCGTGGTGGCCGTGATTACAACTATAGGTATAGCATTCATAGGGAACCCCAAAATGCGGAAAATTCGGACTTTCAGAGTTCGCTGTGATCAACCTTCGTTATATAGCGAAGAGCGAGCTGGCACACCCAACCCATGCGACCCTAGCCGGACAACCTCTGAGACTATAAAATCCAAGCAAGATGGCCTTCAGGCCGCACAAGGGGCTTAGCTGACTGTACCCCTCACCCGCTCAAAATGTTTCGCATCCTTTCAAAGCCTGGGCCATCCCCAACTAGTTGCCGCACATGCCGGAAAAGGTTGGTCAATACTTTAAGCCTGTGCCTGTATTCATGCTTAGCCTTGGTTTGATAGGAAGAGAAAGTGTGACATGTCCAGGCCGTACTGTGATGGGTGTCTGAAGGGTGGCTACGAATGCCTAGGATACGAAGATAGTCAGTCTCGGATAAAAATGAGCCAGGATTACTCAGGTACATCTACGTCGACGACGACCCCAACGAGGGGAATGGTATCAGAAGTAAGTCTGTAATGCTGGCTTGGCTTCATGACATTCTACAATTTATTAGATCCCTGAGCCATGTTCGACTGAGCAGGTTAAAGAGCACCACCACGCAGTCGACACAGACAGGGACCGTGACATTGGCACTTCCATTCTTGAGGCTGGTCTGCGGTACAGGGAGACTGGTCAACTTCCAACTACGGGCTGTAATCCTACCAAAGACTCGTTAGGGTATTTCAATCGGTTATGGCCTCAAGATCAAAGCCAATCAATCATGCATTCGTTCTCGTCCAGGAGTCAACCCACCTACAGGCAGCGGCCTTTCGATGCTGATTTTGATGCAATATTTGTTCAAAATAGTCTGTTCGAAGAGGTCAAATGTGCATACCAGTCGATTCCTCCATCACTGGATGCGCCGGAAATCAGGGGGGATCACTTTGGGTGTGTCGCGAGAGTATGTAAGTAAAGCCCACCATATCAAACATGCTTACCTACGAGCGTCATCAAACAGACATTTTCCAGACCGTCGGCGTATGGTTTTTGACCCCCGGGCCCGTTCGTGACTTTCCAACAAGCAAGACAATGAGAAGAGCATTAAGTGCTGCCTACTTGGGAGCGATGATCCTACAAAATCTTAATCAGGGTCTCCAGGATACTGATATAACATCCAAAAAATACATTGGCTGGATTGACGAATTTGAAGAGAAGCTTGCTGCCAGTCTCCGTATAAATCCCCCACTAAGTCACATAGGAGATTGTCTTGTAGCCTATATCGAGGTGAATACTTTATTGGACCTAAAGCTTATCAGCGTAAATaacaccctttgtcagctgTCGCTTCTTAAGCTCGCTATAGCCGACGGTGCTTCAGTGTATGCTACACTTCGATTTGCATTACCCAAGTTTCTCTCGCTCGTAGCTACTGACGCCGGTCTAATGGTCGAGCAACCAAACGGAAACCTAGCTGTTTCATTTTTCCACACACTTAGTTCGACTCGGCAGGAGATCGGACGGTTCGTTCTCTGCGATGTACTCATACCATTCCTATTTGGGCTACCACCCTTAGTAGAGTATGGGTACGACGCTAAATGTATATGCGATCGTTTTGAATGGTTTCATGGGATTCCTATTGTTTTCTTCCAGGTTATATCGCAGGTTAACTCGTGGAGAGCCGGCTCTAGAGCATCCTCAGACGACTGGCAAGATTTAGAGCAACGTATTGTTTCCCAGGAGCAACCAAATGCTATGTCAGAGGCTCCTAGGCCTAGTACCCTCGACGGTGCAAGCGTCGAAAGGGCTACAGTAAAAGAACTATGGAAACACGTAGCCTTGATCtatatatatatggtatGTTGACTGTTGTTACATCGCTAGCGTGATGATACATTCTAGGAATTACTATTGATAGGGTATGTGTGGGGCTTCGTCTCACGACTCACGCGTACAAGCCTCAGTCGACCATATATTCTACCATGCTGAGACACTCGGCACTTCACGCATCGGCATACACATGCTGCCTCACTGTATTGCTGTAGGTCCGGTATATGCGCTTCAGTCTACCTGCTGACTTGCGTCTGGCGCAGGTTGGTGTGGCAGCTCGACTGGAAAGACATCGGGTAGCCATATACAGGAAGCTGATGTCGTTCACAGACGCGCGGCCGTGGTTCTCGTGCGGACCACAGTTTAGTCAATTTCTGCACCACTTGTGGCATGGTGCTGGTGATGGAGGAAGAGCTGTAACATGGGATGACTATGTACAATCAAGGCAAGCGGTTATTCCAATTTGA
This region includes:
- a CDS encoding RNA 3'-terminal phosphate cyclase-like protein — protein: MTIPNQPITPDGGCVKFDLMPSTTTPNLVRFTGHNYFRQRITLSILSGKAVRIDGIRPDDQNPGLRGELSGANSGLSYQREYHRDIVYRYLGYFLEPLVAIGPFSKKPLSLTLKGITSDEKDLSADIIRTVTLPHLTLFGISDGVELKIKKRGAAPLGGGEIEFICPVVKQLKTLNFVDPGKIIRIRGIAHAVRVSSDKCPRMIDSCREVLNRYINDIYLVADVYRKDDSGSFGMSLLATSTTGALHCSEVIGGAGALPNDIGHAASRSLLSEIRRGGCVDRHHQWM
- a CDS encoding Fungal specific transcription factor domain, encoding MRAMHLGSSVIQALNQDAWAQYHGPKRYFNWINQFEQRLATDFADGPSLTDVRDNLTAHLELVMLKLAVVDSTSAYILLRDALPKFLLLVSTESDLLIERSNGSLTISFPRTLNSPRHELVRFVTYDSLMGLLLGAPPLVEYVYEGGCGVDQCERVHGIPTACFQILSQVNSSRAGSSASLENWRVLEQRVLEWGSPHVISAAPAPEAANIEQATIKEIWRHLLLIYIYMGMGGASSHDSRVQASVDHIFHHAETLGTSRIGIHMLPHCIAAGVAARLETHRTRGRGSRAGRNLADFCITYGMVLVMEEEL
- a CDS encoding Golgi complex component 7 (COG7), which codes for MPRLNFDVQVMREAALSLQSALHTLQSNSATNTLLPQSNNETTSALDRLHTLSQTHSNMTAAYELLKKAEASEFDAAADRLAASTTSLQVFEGTSEYENAKALMVSLQNQLEAGLSTAVVNAVNRMDFETCKRYYLIFGRIQRESEFKYYYNGIRRASLIKLWSSHGEDTATELSFSDFFSKFFSEFLALVHAERQNMLKVYPDAQDCLGEFILTTVEALSPSISQRLETQREPDGLVALISALGTVQEFVSSASKTLEAMLLFSPGLSTVGGTTPAATKSNSLLRKPSHSRRTSKRFSISQRDSAPKLSRSGTGESLETESIPAWEVSLLEPFLEHQSDYGQLELKYLHHVLLEKSQKRQTTDGAKRFHDMTTDAFGLAEDAIPRCLAFTHTYGIKDLLGAVDEFCKDVVEGCRTSCIPSSSSTSSANSMANAANTATTTTASVPDEDLTIPPKTGPLSNSRSGYSKASPTTPPGALAAQHYREPKYPYSMGRGELNTPLLIRARKAQLEFTQACQTLVRDTILSPLRIRLSGYALLGEWTEVDHTQPGTLKLPKFSTSATSTIQSVAEGLLNLPRLFEVYADDNALAFSLSTLPFVGSGGGRDVGDRIGGGAEQNQTTGIQEESQNAEEHNAEIVTSTPDFTGDYCLDSPGSETTRVGSGVLVERGQTLGVEPEVLEQWRAVVELPDEEGIARVKEGKEVDGVFGKVASLRGWVGE